A genomic region of Capra hircus breed San Clemente chromosome 19, ASM170441v1, whole genome shotgun sequence contains the following coding sequences:
- the C1QTNF1 gene encoding complement C1q tumor necrosis factor-related protein 1 gives MGSRGLGLALVCCLLLAFACGLVLGRVPRGQQEQQEQEGTREPPMDHAERDEDEHEKYGPRQDEEAPASRCLRCCDPGTPVYQAIPVPQINITILKGEKGDRGDRGLQGKYGKTGSVGARGHTGPKGQKGSMGAPGDRCKNHYAAFSVGRKKPLHSNDYYQTVIFDTEFVNLYSHFNMFTGKFYCYVPGIYFFSLNVHTWNQKETYLHIMKNAEEVVILYAQVSDRSIMQSQSLMLELREQDEVWVRLFKGERENAIFSDEFDTYITFSGYLVKPANEP, from the exons ATGGGCTCCCGTGGGCTGGGACTCGCGCTCGTGTGCTGTCTGCTGCTGGCCTTCGCCTGTGGTCTGGTGCTGGGCCGAGTGCCCCGTGGGCAGCAGGAAcagcaggagcaggaggggaCCAGGGAGCCGCCGATGGACCACGCTGAGAG GGATGAAGACGAGCATGAAAAATACGGCCCCAGGCAGGACGAGGAAGCCCCTGCTTCTCGGTGCCTCCGCTGCTGTGACCCTGGTACTCCCGTGTACCAGGCCATCCCGGTGCCGCAGATCAACATCACCATCCTGAAAG GTGAGAAGGGCGACCGGGGAGACCGGGGCCTGCAAGGCAAATATGGTAAAACAGGGTCCGTGGGTGCCAGGGGCCACACGGGACCAAAAGGGCAGAAGGGGTCCATGGGGGCCCCTGGGGACCGCTGCAAGAACCACTACGCCGCCTTCTCCGTGGGCCGGAAGAAGCCCCTGCACAGCAACGACTACTACCAGACGGTGATCTTCGACACGGAGTTCGTGAACCTCTACAGCCACTTCAACATGTTCACGGGGAAATTCTACTGCTACGTGCCCGGCATCTACTTCTTCAGCCTCAACGTGCACACCTGGAACCAGAAGGAGACGTACCTGCACATCATGAAGAACGCAGAGGAGGTGGTAATCCTGTACGCGCAGGTGAGCGACCGCAGTATCATGCAGAGTCAGAgtctgatgctggagctgagggAGCAGGACGAGGTGTGGGTGCGCCTCTTCAAGGGCGAGCGGGAGAACGCCATCTTCAGTGACGAGTTTGACACCTACATCACCTTCAGCGGCTACCTGGTCAAGCCGGCCAACGAGCCCTAG